Below is a window of Streptomyces qaidamensis DNA.
TGTCCTTGGTGACGCCGTCGCTCTTCTCCTGCGCCGCCTCGGCCGCCGCCTGCTTCTTGGAAGCTCGCAGGCTGGTGATCGTGGTGACGATCAGGACGGCGCAGATCACGCCGAGCGAGACCGGAATGCTGATCTCGGGGACGTGCACCCCGGACTCGTGCAGCGCGTGCAGCACCAGCTTCACGCCGATGAAGCCCAGGATGATCGACAGTCCGTAGCTGAGGTGGACCAGCTTCTTGAGCAGGCCGCCGATGAGGAAGTACAGCTGGCGCAGACCCATCAGGGCGAACGCGTTGGCCGTGAAGACGATGTACGGGTCCTGCGTCAGGCCGAAGATCGCGGGGATCGAGTCGAGGGCGAAGAGCACATCGGTGGTGCCGATGGCCAGCATCACGACCAGCATCGGGGTCATGACCCGCTTGCCGTTCTCCTGGATCCACAGCTTGGTGCCGTGGTAGCGGTCGGCCACGCCGAAGCGGCGCTCGGCCGCCTTGAGCAGCTTGTTCTCTTCCCAGTCCTCGTCGGCCTCGTCCGCCCGGGCCTCCTGGATGAGCTTCCAGGCGGTGTAGATGAGGAACGCGCCGAAGATGTAGAACACCCACGCGAAGCTGGCGAGGATCGCCGCACCGGCGGCGATGAAGATCGCTCGCAGGACCAGGGCGATGAGGACACCGATCAGCAGGACACGCTGCTGGTACTGCGACGGCACCGCGAACTTCGCCATGATCAGGACGAAGACGAAGAGGTTGTCGACGCTGAGCGACTTCTCGGTGATGAAGCCGGCGAAGAACTCACCGG
It encodes the following:
- a CDS encoding TerC family protein, with protein sequence MDVSMTLWVLTIVGLAALIAVDFFIGRKPHDVSIKEAGIWTIVWIVLAALFGFGLLLFAGGQPAGEFFAGFITEKSLSVDNLFVFVLIMAKFAVPSQYQQRVLLIGVLIALVLRAIFIAAGAAILASFAWVFYIFGAFLIYTAWKLIQEARADEADEDWEENKLLKAAERRFGVADRYHGTKLWIQENGKRVMTPMLVVMLAIGTTDVLFALDSIPAIFGLTQDPYIVFTANAFALMGLRQLYFLIGGLLKKLVHLSYGLSIILGFIGVKLVLHALHESGVHVPEISIPVSLGVICAVLIVTTITSLRASKKQAAAEAAQEKSDGVTKDSIDV